A region of Hemicordylus capensis ecotype Gifberg chromosome 17, rHemCap1.1.pri, whole genome shotgun sequence DNA encodes the following proteins:
- the ANGPTL2 gene encoding angiopoietin-related protein 2 has translation MKAAVCLLLMVGVGIRVSKTKDVEDSNEGEEQEFIYTNRYKRSSDTPDKCTYTFIVPQQKVTGAICVNSKEPEVVLENRVNKQEIELLNNELLKQKRQIESLQQLVEVDGGIVNEVKLLRKESRNMNSRVTQLYMQLLHEIIRKRDNALELSQLENKILNQTADMLQLANKYKDLEHKYQHLISIANNQSIIIAQLEEHCQRTPSIKPIPQPPLPPNRVYQPPTYNRINQISTNEIQSDQNLKILPPTLPTMPPVTSIPTSTDKPSGPWRDCLQALEDGHDTSSIYLVKPENTNRLMQVWCDQRHDPGGWTVIQRRLDGSVNFFRNWETYKQGFGNIDGEYWLGLENIYWLTSQGNYKLLITMEDWSGRKVFAEYASFRVESEKEYYKLRLGRYNGNAGDSFTWHNGKQFTTLDRDHDVYTGNCAHYQKGGWWYNACAHSNLNGVWYRGGHYRSRYQDGVYWAEFRGGSYSLKKVVMMIRPNPNTFH, from the exons ATGAAGGCAGCGGTTTGCTTGTTGCTAATGGTAGGTGTGGGAATACGTGTCAGCAAGACCAAAGATGTCGAAGACAGCAATGAAGGAGAGGAGCAAGAGTTCATATACACAAACAGGTATAAGCGCTCAAGTGACACGCCGGACAAGTGCACCTACACCTTCATTGTACCTCAGCAGAAAGTGACAGGTGCCATTTGTGTTAATTCGAAAGAACCTGAGGTGGTACTTGAAAACAGGGTAAATAAGCAGGAGATAGAGCTGCTGAACAATGAACTGCTCAAGCAAAAGAGGCAAATAGAAAGCCTTCAGCAGTTAGTGGAAGTAGATGGTGGAATCGTGAATGAGGTGAAGCTCTTACGAAAGGAGAGCCGCAACATGAACTCGCGGGTCACGCAACTGTACATGCAGCTGCTGCACGAAATCATCCGAAAGCGGGACAATGCTTTAGAACTCTCCCAGTTGGAAAACAAGATCCTGAATCAAACTGCTGACATGTTGCAGCTTGCAAACAAATACAAAGACCTGGAGCACAAGTATCAGCACTTGATATCCATTGCCAATAACCAATCGATAATTATTGCACAACTGGAAGAGCACTGCCAAAGAACGCCGTCCATTAAACCCATTCCTCAGCCTCCACTGCCACCAAACAGAGTGTACCAGCCTCCCACTTACAATCGTATTAACCAAATATCTACCAATGAGATTCAGAGTGACCAAAATCTAAAGATTCTGCCACCTACTCTCCCAACAATGCCGCCAGTTACCAGCATCCCAACTTCCACTGACAAACCATCAG GTCCTTGGAGAGACTGCCTGCAGGCTTTAGAAGACGGCCACGACACCAGTTCCATCTACCTTGTGAAACCCGAGAATACAAACCGGCTGATGCAGGTCTGGTGCGACCAGCGACACGATCCTGGTGGCTGGACTGTCATCCAGAGACGGCTGGATGGATCTGTCAACTTTTTTAGGAATTGGGAGACTTACAAG CAAGGGTTTGGTAACATAGATGGAGAGTACTGGCTAGGCTTAGAAAATATTTATTGGCTGACCAGTCAAGGCAATTACAAACTGCTGATCACCATGGAAGACTGGTCAGGCCGTAAAGTGTTTGCTGAATACGCCAGTTTCCGAGTGGAGTCGGAAAAAGAGTACTACAAGCTGCGACTGGGCCGATACAATGGCAACGCTGGAGACTCCTTCACGTGGCACAACGGGAAGCAATTTACTACACTGGACAGAGACCATGATGTATATAcag GAAACTGCGCTCACTACCAGAAAGGGGGATGGTGGTACAATGCGTGTGCACACTCCAACCTCAATGGCGTTTGGTACCGGGGAGGACACTACCGGAGTCGATACCAAGATGGTGTCTACTGGGCCGAGTTCAGGGGAGGTTCATATTCACTGAAGAAAGTTGTCATGATGATCAGACCTAATCCCAACACATTCCACTGA